In one window of Gossypium arboreum isolate Shixiya-1 chromosome 4, ASM2569848v2, whole genome shotgun sequence DNA:
- the LOC108459833 gene encoding WRKY transcription factor 71-like — protein sequence MSSNEKNDPQHNYDPFQGFNRSATFPFFDDNSSCIYNQSAATPPPAFDPSYMTFTDCLNGSNVIDYNSFSRAFDMSCSSSDVVSPMDDNTATDNSKKIPTCADNNNNISENPSTPNSSVSSSSNEDEDSSKAKKGKQPKGCEDHGDDKSKKVNKATKKEKRQKEPRFAFLTKSEIDHLEDGYRWRKYGQKAVKNSPYPRSYYRCTSPKCGVKKRVERSFEDPSVVITTYEGKHNHHIPATLRGHAAGMFSPPIMSGSMGPTFPHEFLTHFLPSPSNNPAAHANSMHHQTQQQQQQQQLQVRDYGLLQDLVSSFTRSQGP from the exons ATGTCTTCAAATGAAAAGAACGATCCACAACACAACTATGATCCTTTCCAAGGATTCAACCGATCTGCCACCTTCCCATTCTTTGACGACAACAGCTCTTGCATTTACAACCAATCTGCAGCCACTCCACCACCGGCCTTTGATCCTTCATATATGACCTTCACTGACTGCTTAAATGGCTCCAACGTCATCGACTACAACTCCTTCTCGAGAGCCTTCGACATGTCTTGTTCTTCATCTGATGTTGTCAGTCCCATGGATGACAATACGGCTACTGACAACTCCAAGAAAATCCCCACTTGTGcagataacaataataatatttctGAAAACCCATCAACCCCCAATTCCTCAGTGTCTTCTTCCTCTAACGAAGATGAAGATTCCAGCAAAGCCAAGAAAGGTAAACAGCCAAAAGGGTGTGAAGATCATGGAGATGACAAGTCAAAGAAAGT GAACAAAGCAACAAAAAAGGAGAAACGGCAAAAAGAGCCCAGGTTTGCATTCCTCACAAAGAGTGAGATTGATCATCTTGAAGATGGCTATAGATGGAGGAAGTACGGACAAAAGGCCGTCAAGAACAGCCCTTATCCAAG AAGTTACTACAGGTGCACAAGCCCAAAATGTGGTGTTAAGAAGCGAGTTGAGAGATCATTTGAGGACCCGTCGGTGGTTATCACAACATATGAAGGAAAGCATAACCATCACATTCCGGCAACTCTTCGAGGCCATGCTGCCGGGATGTTTTCCCCTCCGATCATGTCGGGATCGATGGGTCCGACCTTCCCTCATGAATTCCTAACCCATTTCCTTCCATCACCGAGCAATAATCCAGCAGCACACGCCAACTCCATGCATCATCAAAcccagcagcagcagcagcagcagcagcttcAAGTTCGTGATTATGGCTTATTACAAGACTTAGTTTCTTCCTTCACCCGTAGTCAGGGGCCATGA